The Castanea sativa cultivar Marrone di Chiusa Pesio chromosome 11, ASM4071231v1 genome contains a region encoding:
- the LOC142615284 gene encoding serine/threonine-protein phosphatase 7 long form homolog — MDPHRAGPSIGIVLTRQPMHRSSLLWDAPLAGVLTCRHRDKGLFDGGLDPWIATYITDAGLDGLLRVPHMDLDHALITALVERWRPETHSFHLPHGEMTITLQDIEVIMGVPVHGLPVVGFTHMDNWGDFCIDLLGFLPPDRPVGTKKNIAVLEGPRIKAKWLEEQFRNPLPTDATEVRVQQYARYYILQMLGSILFMDKSGERLSIIHLCKASEKTAKQIGGALLLVQLWAWARFPQICPVMRHPQQALPPGPLAVRWKRAKITTDHPMHVLRAYRVSLASLRPNQIVWEPYRDYLGSLPAYCTAGQHIWRSIMPLIHFWVIEGHHPERVLRQFGMEQGVPDNVDTSIELHKITLQGKHEKNWVQEHATHIARWAAHATIAEAPPFHGVMSYNDEYMVWYRSITVRHITKETSYWDTLVESQLRIMAKFEPGSEIYTDCMNALQSVEEINRLTLDDARTVGNASEPAVGHG, encoded by the exons GTGTTCTGACTTGTCGTCACCGAGATAAAGGTCTGTTTGATGGTGGGTTAGATCCATGGATTGCCACTTATATCACAGATGCGGGGTTAGATGGGCTACTTCGAGTCCCACATATGGACCTTGACCATGCACTGATCACGGCCTTAGTGGAGAGATGGCGGCCAGAGACACACTCATTCCACTTGCCCCACGGTGAGATGACCATCACGCTACAAGACATAGAGGTCATCATGGGGGTACCTGTACATGGCTTGCCGGTGGTAGGATTTACCCATATGGACAACTGGGGTGACTTTTGCATAGATTTGCTAGGCTTCCTTCCACCGGATAGACCAGTTGGTACAAAAAAGAACATTGCAGTGTTGGAAGGGCCGAGGATAAAAGCCAAATGGCTGGAGGAGCAGTTTCGCAACCCTCTTCCTACTGACGCCACTGAGGTGCGTGTGCAACAGTATGCTCGGTATTACATACTCCAAATGTTGGGTAGTATACTGTTTATGGACAAGTCTGGCGAACGGCTCTCAATCAT ACACCTCTGTAAGGCATCAGAGAAGACAGCCAAGCAAATTGGTGGTGCACTGCTATTAGTGCAGTTGTGGGCGTGGGCGAGGTTTCCACAAATATGTCCTGTGATGAGGCATCCACAGCAGGCACTGCCCCCAGGTCCACTTGCTGTCAG ATGGAAAAGGGCTAAGATAACAACTGACCATCCAATGCATGTCCTACGCGCCTATCGTGTGTCGCTTGCTTCGCTCCGGCCAAATCAG ATTGTCTGGGAGCCATATAGAGATTATTTGGGTTCCCTGCCCGCATATTGTACAGCAGGCCAACACATATGGAGGTCCATCATGCCGCTCATACATTTTTGGGTGATTGAAGGCCATCACCCCGAACGTGTTCTTCGACAGTTTGGGATGGAGCAAGGCGTACCGGACAATGTCGATACTTCAATTGAACTTCACAAGATAACGCTCCAAGGCAAGCACGAAAAAAATTGGGTTCAAGAACATGCCACTCATATTGCTAGATGGGCTGCGCATGCCACAATTGCTGAAGCACCGCCCTTTCATGGGGTAATGAGCTACAATGATGAGTATATGGTGTGGTATCGTTCCATCACTGTTCGGCATATTACAAAAGAGACCTCATACTGGGACACTTTG GTTGAATCACAGTTGAGGATTATGGCGAAGTTCGAACCAGGGTCTGAGATCTACACGGACTGTATGAATGCCTTGCAATCTGTTGAAGAGATCAATCGATTGACCTTGGACGATGCACGCACTGTGGGCAACGCAAGTGAACCGGCTGTAGGGCATGGTTAA